From one Triticum aestivum cultivar Chinese Spring chromosome 4B, IWGSC CS RefSeq v2.1, whole genome shotgun sequence genomic stretch:
- the LOC123092155 gene encoding DUF724 domain-containing protein 3 isoform X1 has product MPGRSPAPTGRRRRRSRGWSTPSKASRRPQSPTPSSAPPLAQQPPLPPGTEVEVRVDDDGFHGSWFEAKVDSFLPARGRGSRARYTVTYSHLLSDDSGGTLVEPFAPSHIRPHPPPLSNPEPLCLHDIVEAFHNDGWWSGILLATDPLTAAFPITREVITFQDPHHVRPRRDYVDGQWLPSKVAISVQPKRAVRVYAVGDKVEVVRDRDLYGYSWFPATVAKVIDRLSYLVEYSDLEEEVGGGKAMEYLHCLFIRPDVEHSPRESEFRLGPGAAVEVYCDGAWSPGVVQRAVGEGEYEVSIDGKEGELLLKKVPELLKPQYKWNGKHWRIVSPKRQGNRRQSVSGKRPSSAVEVASNDDGNSHHTQSPATKRSRKELPRKKLEELTEGSEHVLESEMDTSLSALRKSLASNFSPKTCSPRSRKNNFQAISRRIVDSCTVPMKGLGVYHASSENPTPQNESRADGIVEVVVQEAPLDMMLSNGQLNSPVCGTIADEAHDMLLTAGLRKQKMDSSCINNAVQKPQESPLDVQPLQVKKFSAKHKGGEKGGETHPIQALEGNSDTFDYIQLKGNSNSSCKEIICALTASTCNAPSPLDKQMRARDAVSRGADSSSNTKVFASKKSAEKKGFKGLSNPDSSGHGTRTVQKRSAKKVAGRQKECFVERQVDSRGPHTHQQQQLNREEKVNVNDGTNQELFPLIPPGFKSICNGQGLPPPGFKSICNGQGLLDGEKVDERPIQLHIQDAGGSQCTMENTALRSCSAVGTSLHPPFLSCQISGERFPFIKTSSIWHQIEPMEVFRKVPQEPHFLPLQQFMPELREGMAIGLMVTYASLVESVKRSCIEDNIELFERKINALAHLEENGFDVKLLQHSLMKLLEAKWEHTKHLGHLDELKELVPRKESAMSHKHALLVEKEGAIFQLEQKLECLRGEAEQIARETKDEDAELLRLKEGVNIAQEACVNVEVRFHDILADMRSRLQLSE; this is encoded by the exons ATGCCCGGCCGCTCGCCGGCGCccaccggccgccgccggcgccgcagcCGAGGCTGGAGCACTCCATCTAAGGCCTCCCGTCGCCCGCAGTCCCCGACCCCTTCCTCCGCGCCGCCCCTTGCCCAGCAGCCGCCCCTGCCCCCTGGCACCGAGGTCGAGGTCCGCGTCGACGACGACGGCTTCCACGGCTCCTGGTTCGAGGCCAAAGTCGACAGCTTCCTCCCTGCGCGCGGCCGCGGCTCCCGGGCCCGCTACACCGTCACCTACTCCCATCTCCTCTCCGACGACTCGGGCGGCACCCTCGTCGAACCCTTCGCCCCCTCCCACATCCGCCCCCACCCCCCTCCTCTCTCCAACCCGGAGCCGCTCTGCCTCCACGACATCGTCGAGGCCTTCCACAACGACGGATGGTGGTCCGGAATCCTTCTCGCCACTGACCCCCTCACCGCCGCCTTCCCCATCACCCGCGAGGTCATAACCTTCCAGGATCCCCACCACGTCCGCCCTCGCCGCGACTACGTCGACGGCCAGTGGCTCCCGTCCAAGGTCGCCATTTCTGTCCAGCCCAAGCGGGCGGTTAGGGTTTACGCCGTTGGGGACAAGGTGGAGGTGGTCAGGGACCGGGACTTGTATGGCTACTCGTGGTTCCCCGCCACCGTGGCCAAGGTCATTGATAGGCTGAGTTACCTCGTGGAGTACTCCGATCTGGAGGAAGAGGTGGGTGGGGGGAAGGCCATGGAGTACCTGCATTGCCTCTTCATCAGACCAGACGTGGAGCACTCTCCGCGGGAGAGTGAGTTCCGCCTTGGTCCTGGTGCCGCAGTGGAGGTGTACTGTGACGGCGCTTGGTCACCAGGGGTGGTGCAAAGGGCTGTTGGAGAGGGTGAGTACGAGGTTAGCATCGATGGAAAGGAGGGAGAGCTGTTGCTGAAGAAGGTGCCAGAGTTGCTCAAGCCTCAATACAAGTGGAATGGCAAGCATTGGAGGATTGTAAGTCCTAAG AGACAAGGTAATAGGCGGCAGTCTGTATCTGGAAAACGTCCAAGCTCAGCTGTTGAGGTGGCATCCAATGATGATGGAAATAGCCATCATACACAATCTCCAGCCACAAAAAGGTCAAGGAAAGAACTGCCACGAAAAAAACTTGAAGAGTTAACTGAAGGTTCTGAACATGTGTTGGAGTCCGAGATGGACACTAGTTTATCTGCACTACGCAAGTCACTAGCAAGCAATTTTTCTCCAAAAACCTGTTCTCCGCGATCTAGAAAAAATAACTTTCAAGCGATTTCACGAAGGATAGTGGATTCTTGTACAGTGCCGATGAAGGGGCTTGGGGTTTATCATGCTTCCTCAGAAAATCCAACACCTCAGAATGAATCAAGAGCAGATGGTATTGTGGAAGTTGTTGTTCAAGAAGCCCCGCTCGACATGATGCTTTCAAATGGTCAGCTTAATTCACCTGTCTGTGGAACAATTGCTGATGAAGCCCATGATATGCTTTTGACTGCAGGATTAAGAAAACAGAAAATGGATTCCTCTTGCATAAATAATGCTGTCCAGAAACCACAGGAAAGCCCGCTTGATGTCCAGCCACTCCAGGTAAAGAAATTTAGTGCCAAGCATAAAGGTGGGGAAAAAGGCGGGGAAACACACCCTATTCAAGCACTTGAGGGAAACAGTGACACTTTTGATTAC ATTCAGTTGAAAGGTAACAGCAATAGCTCTTGTAAGGAAATTATTTGTGCTTTGACTGCTTCGACGTGCAATGCCCCTTCACCCCTGGATAAGCAGATGAGAGCACGTGATGCA GTGTCAAGAGGGGCTGATAGTAGCTCAAACACAAAGGTTTTTGCCTCCAAGAAAT CAGCTGAAAAGAAAGGCTTCAAAGGTTTGTCTAACCCAGATAGCTCAGGGCATGGAACTAGGACTGTCCAGAAGAGAAGTGCAAAGAAAGTGGCAGGGCGACAGAAAGAATGCTTCGTGGAA AGACAAGTGGACAGCAGAGGACCTCATActcatcagcagcagcagctcaaCAGGGAGGAAAAAGTTAACGTAAATGACGGAACAAATCAGGAACTGTTTCCTTTAATACCCCCAGGCTTCAAATCAATCTGTAACGGGCAAG GTTTACCACCCCCAGGCTTCAAATCAATCTGTAATGGGCAAG GTTTACTCGATGGGGAAAAAGTGGATGAGAGACCAATTCAACTACATATTCAGGATGCTGGGGGCTCACAGTGCACCATGGAAAACACTGCATTAAGGAGCTGCTCAGCTGTTGGGACTTCTCTGCACCCACCTTTTCTTTCATGTCAGATCTCTGGTGAGCGTTTTCCGTTCATCAAGACCTCATCCATATGGCATCAAATTGAACCAATGGAAGTGTTTCGGAAGGTACCACAGGAACCCCATTTCCTTCCACTTCAGCAATTTATGCCGGAACTGCGTGAAGGAATGGCTATAGGTCTAATGGTGACATATGCCAGCTTAGTTGAAAGTGTCAAGCGATCATGCATAGAAGATAATATTGAGTTATTTGAAAGAAAGATCAACGCACTTGCCCATTTAGAGGAAAATGGATTTGATGTTAAGTTGCTGCAGCACAGTCTGATGAAATTGCTTGAGGCCAAATGGGAGCACACCAAGCATCTTGGACATCTGGACGAGTTGAAAGAATTGGTACCGCGGAAGGAGTCTGCCATGTCTCATAAGCATGCATTACTTGTTGAAAAGGAAGGAGCTATATTTCAACTTGAGCAGAAACTTGAGTGCCTTCGTGGTGAAGCAGAGCAGATTGCAAGGGAGACAAAAGATGAAGATGCAGAGCTCTTGAGGCTGAAAGAGGGAGTTAACATAGCTCAGGAAGCATGTGTTAATGTTGAAGTGCGGTTTCACGACATTCTAGCCGACATGCGTTCGAGACTGCAGCTTTCTGAGTGA
- the LOC123092155 gene encoding DUF724 domain-containing protein 3 isoform X2, translated as MPGRSPAPTGRRRRRSRGWSTPSKASRRPQSPTPSSAPPLAQQPPLPPGTEVEVRVDDDGFHGSWFEAKVDSFLPARGRGSRARYTVTYSHLLSDDSGGTLVEPFAPSHIRPHPPPLSNPEPLCLHDIVEAFHNDGWWSGILLATDPLTAAFPITREVITFQDPHHVRPRRDYVDGQWLPSKVAISVQPKRAVRVYAVGDKVEVVRDRDLYGYSWFPATVAKVIDRLSYLVEYSDLEEEVGGGKAMEYLHCLFIRPDVEHSPRESEFRLGPGAAVEVYCDGAWSPGVVQRAVGEGEYEVSIDGKEGELLLKKVPELLKPQYKWNGKHWRIVSPKRQGNRRQSVSGKRPSSAVEVASNDDGNSHHTQSPATKRSRKELPRKKLEELTEGSEHVLESEMDTSLSALRKSLASNFSPKTCSPRSRKNNFQAISRRIVDSCTVPMKGLGVYHASSENPTPQNESRADGIVEVVVQEAPLDMMLSNGQLNSPVCGTIADEAHDMLLTAGLRKQKMDSSCINNAVQKPQESPLDVQPLQVKKFSAKHKGGEKGGETHPIQALEGNSDTFDYIQLKGNSNSSCKEIICALTASTCNAPSPLDKQMRARDAVSRGADSSSNTKVFASKKSEKKGFKGLSNPDSSGHGTRTVQKRSAKKVAGRQKECFVERQVDSRGPHTHQQQQLNREEKVNVNDGTNQELFPLIPPGFKSICNGQGLPPPGFKSICNGQGLLDGEKVDERPIQLHIQDAGGSQCTMENTALRSCSAVGTSLHPPFLSCQISGERFPFIKTSSIWHQIEPMEVFRKVPQEPHFLPLQQFMPELREGMAIGLMVTYASLVESVKRSCIEDNIELFERKINALAHLEENGFDVKLLQHSLMKLLEAKWEHTKHLGHLDELKELVPRKESAMSHKHALLVEKEGAIFQLEQKLECLRGEAEQIARETKDEDAELLRLKEGVNIAQEACVNVEVRFHDILADMRSRLQLSE; from the exons ATGCCCGGCCGCTCGCCGGCGCccaccggccgccgccggcgccgcagcCGAGGCTGGAGCACTCCATCTAAGGCCTCCCGTCGCCCGCAGTCCCCGACCCCTTCCTCCGCGCCGCCCCTTGCCCAGCAGCCGCCCCTGCCCCCTGGCACCGAGGTCGAGGTCCGCGTCGACGACGACGGCTTCCACGGCTCCTGGTTCGAGGCCAAAGTCGACAGCTTCCTCCCTGCGCGCGGCCGCGGCTCCCGGGCCCGCTACACCGTCACCTACTCCCATCTCCTCTCCGACGACTCGGGCGGCACCCTCGTCGAACCCTTCGCCCCCTCCCACATCCGCCCCCACCCCCCTCCTCTCTCCAACCCGGAGCCGCTCTGCCTCCACGACATCGTCGAGGCCTTCCACAACGACGGATGGTGGTCCGGAATCCTTCTCGCCACTGACCCCCTCACCGCCGCCTTCCCCATCACCCGCGAGGTCATAACCTTCCAGGATCCCCACCACGTCCGCCCTCGCCGCGACTACGTCGACGGCCAGTGGCTCCCGTCCAAGGTCGCCATTTCTGTCCAGCCCAAGCGGGCGGTTAGGGTTTACGCCGTTGGGGACAAGGTGGAGGTGGTCAGGGACCGGGACTTGTATGGCTACTCGTGGTTCCCCGCCACCGTGGCCAAGGTCATTGATAGGCTGAGTTACCTCGTGGAGTACTCCGATCTGGAGGAAGAGGTGGGTGGGGGGAAGGCCATGGAGTACCTGCATTGCCTCTTCATCAGACCAGACGTGGAGCACTCTCCGCGGGAGAGTGAGTTCCGCCTTGGTCCTGGTGCCGCAGTGGAGGTGTACTGTGACGGCGCTTGGTCACCAGGGGTGGTGCAAAGGGCTGTTGGAGAGGGTGAGTACGAGGTTAGCATCGATGGAAAGGAGGGAGAGCTGTTGCTGAAGAAGGTGCCAGAGTTGCTCAAGCCTCAATACAAGTGGAATGGCAAGCATTGGAGGATTGTAAGTCCTAAG AGACAAGGTAATAGGCGGCAGTCTGTATCTGGAAAACGTCCAAGCTCAGCTGTTGAGGTGGCATCCAATGATGATGGAAATAGCCATCATACACAATCTCCAGCCACAAAAAGGTCAAGGAAAGAACTGCCACGAAAAAAACTTGAAGAGTTAACTGAAGGTTCTGAACATGTGTTGGAGTCCGAGATGGACACTAGTTTATCTGCACTACGCAAGTCACTAGCAAGCAATTTTTCTCCAAAAACCTGTTCTCCGCGATCTAGAAAAAATAACTTTCAAGCGATTTCACGAAGGATAGTGGATTCTTGTACAGTGCCGATGAAGGGGCTTGGGGTTTATCATGCTTCCTCAGAAAATCCAACACCTCAGAATGAATCAAGAGCAGATGGTATTGTGGAAGTTGTTGTTCAAGAAGCCCCGCTCGACATGATGCTTTCAAATGGTCAGCTTAATTCACCTGTCTGTGGAACAATTGCTGATGAAGCCCATGATATGCTTTTGACTGCAGGATTAAGAAAACAGAAAATGGATTCCTCTTGCATAAATAATGCTGTCCAGAAACCACAGGAAAGCCCGCTTGATGTCCAGCCACTCCAGGTAAAGAAATTTAGTGCCAAGCATAAAGGTGGGGAAAAAGGCGGGGAAACACACCCTATTCAAGCACTTGAGGGAAACAGTGACACTTTTGATTAC ATTCAGTTGAAAGGTAACAGCAATAGCTCTTGTAAGGAAATTATTTGTGCTTTGACTGCTTCGACGTGCAATGCCCCTTCACCCCTGGATAAGCAGATGAGAGCACGTGATGCA GTGTCAAGAGGGGCTGATAGTAGCTCAAACACAAAGGTTTTTGCCTCCAAGAAAT CTGAAAAGAAAGGCTTCAAAGGTTTGTCTAACCCAGATAGCTCAGGGCATGGAACTAGGACTGTCCAGAAGAGAAGTGCAAAGAAAGTGGCAGGGCGACAGAAAGAATGCTTCGTGGAA AGACAAGTGGACAGCAGAGGACCTCATActcatcagcagcagcagctcaaCAGGGAGGAAAAAGTTAACGTAAATGACGGAACAAATCAGGAACTGTTTCCTTTAATACCCCCAGGCTTCAAATCAATCTGTAACGGGCAAG GTTTACCACCCCCAGGCTTCAAATCAATCTGTAATGGGCAAG GTTTACTCGATGGGGAAAAAGTGGATGAGAGACCAATTCAACTACATATTCAGGATGCTGGGGGCTCACAGTGCACCATGGAAAACACTGCATTAAGGAGCTGCTCAGCTGTTGGGACTTCTCTGCACCCACCTTTTCTTTCATGTCAGATCTCTGGTGAGCGTTTTCCGTTCATCAAGACCTCATCCATATGGCATCAAATTGAACCAATGGAAGTGTTTCGGAAGGTACCACAGGAACCCCATTTCCTTCCACTTCAGCAATTTATGCCGGAACTGCGTGAAGGAATGGCTATAGGTCTAATGGTGACATATGCCAGCTTAGTTGAAAGTGTCAAGCGATCATGCATAGAAGATAATATTGAGTTATTTGAAAGAAAGATCAACGCACTTGCCCATTTAGAGGAAAATGGATTTGATGTTAAGTTGCTGCAGCACAGTCTGATGAAATTGCTTGAGGCCAAATGGGAGCACACCAAGCATCTTGGACATCTGGACGAGTTGAAAGAATTGGTACCGCGGAAGGAGTCTGCCATGTCTCATAAGCATGCATTACTTGTTGAAAAGGAAGGAGCTATATTTCAACTTGAGCAGAAACTTGAGTGCCTTCGTGGTGAAGCAGAGCAGATTGCAAGGGAGACAAAAGATGAAGATGCAGAGCTCTTGAGGCTGAAAGAGGGAGTTAACATAGCTCAGGAAGCATGTGTTAATGTTGAAGTGCGGTTTCACGACATTCTAGCCGACATGCGTTCGAGACTGCAGCTTTCTGAGTGA